GTATGTGACTATAGGTGAAACATAAAGGTTACAAATCATGTCTAATTGTTGGCAGAAAGCTAGAATTCTACCCCATTTTTCCTACTTAAGAAAGCATATTAAAAACATGTCAATTAaggtaattttatattatatttatattatatagacTCAGATAATCTTGACTCTACCATAATTAATTTATAGCTTACTTATTCAAAAAcaccagaattttaaatattaataataccaTCTATTATTAGAGTCATCTCTCCAATGGTTATCCAATGCCAGTCTGCCTGACACTGTAGCTGGTTGTCTGAGCTATACTAGGAGACAGAATGCTGGTCTGTCTGGTCTAGTTTGCTGCATTCTGGTATCCTTCTAATCCACATGCTTTATCTGCATGGTATACTTAATGGTGAATAGCACATGCTTGGTCATACAGATGGTGGAGTGGCCTCTTGATTTAATGAGCGAAATGAAAGGTAGAgtaagagattgagagagagagcagagccaaAGCTTAAAACTCTTAACCATTTCCTACTgtcatttgaaaaaagaagagtgaaaaggaGGTGGTtagagagggggaggaaaaagatttacaaatattgagCACTTTAATTCTCAAAACCAGTCTATGAAATAGGTGCTGTTACTATCCCATTGCGTATGCTTGTGACAGGCTGGTAACTTAACTAAGAGTACAGGTCTAGTAAATAGGACAGACTTGACCTCTAACCTTTCTAGTCCCAAATACCACTCCAGCAAAAGCCTGTCCCCTGGATGACATTTTTCCTTTATAGGTGTCCACCACTTGGCTCCAGTCTACCAGActtattttattcctaaatgtCTCCATATCTCTGGAAGGAACCCAGAGAAAAGGAGTCagctcatttctcatttttcattcacTTTCTGACTGCTCTCACAACTTCACCCAAATCAATAGGCTTATGTCCTCTCCACTATAGCTTTTCACTGCTCAGTAAGACCCAATTGGCTGGAGGCTCCTTTCATTAACATTAATAAGTAAGTAATTAGAACCTCAAATAGATTTCTGTTCGTATCAAAtctatgaatttttttataaaaataatcagtaggtataataaatatttttggttgaAAATTTTAGTCTATTGTTCTTTATTATAGTTGTTAGACTATTATTACAATAAGTCAAGAAAAACctgtaaatgttcattttttacttaCTTAAATTAGAGATAGTTCAatttctggggcgtctgggtggctcagtcaggtgagtgtctgcctttggcccaggtcacaatcCTGTCCTgcgtttcgtgggtttgagccccacgtggggctctgtgctgaccagctcagagactgaagcctgcttcagattctgtgtctccctctctctcttcccctcccccactctgtctctcaaaaataaacattaaaaaaatttttaaagagatagttCAATTTCTAAAGCCTTTACAAATTTCTGCTTCAAGTAGCTTTGATAATACAATACCAACTAAATCTTTAGTGTTTTCATACtgctaaacaaataaaaatttaatcaaaATGTCTTCTATAACTATGTAGtgcaatttttctaaaaaaaggaaatgtccaTCTCTTTCTGAGTTACAAATACATATGTTTATCATGATTATGTGGTGGCAGAGGTTCTAGACTCTAGAACTAAAATGTAAGGATTTAAAATTTGATGTTACCCATTttttaacagaaaggaaaattacttgatttctctGCACTTCAGTTAAATAAACTAATATATAAAACAGTGTCTGGTATGCACCCAATAAGACTTGGCTGTTATTAACCTAGAGGGAGTATTTGCTACAAGCAATCCTTCTGAATTTAATTGGGAATTATTGTAAAGTAACAATACGTAATCTACAAATTTCCTCCAAatgtaatgaaattttaatactaaATTTAACAGTGAGGATGATATAACAGTATACTCTGGagatatttaattaaacattCTTTGTTTCAATCTTGAAGCTTTCTTTTAGTATTCTGAGCccagttttttggttgttttttttttctttccagtctcaAATATTTTCATTGGCCTTTTGAAAACTTCATAGGCACTAAGCAAGGAAGGTGTCTGTAGAGCTTGATGGATAGAATGGCCTTGGCCAAGGTAAATAGGACAGCTTTGAATCCTACCTTTTTGGGCTCCAAATACCATTTCTGTGACAGTCTGCTTCCAAGAGAACATTTTTCCTCAGCAAGAGTTTGGAAAGGTTTCTAGAAGTTTTAGTAAGGTTACTAAACAGGGATTCAAAGATAAGATGTAAAGCAATATCCCAGATACCACATGACGGCCAAAATTCTTAAATTACTTTTGCCTGAATTCAGAGTTTACAACAAAATCTAGGTCAAAGCTGGTCTTGCAATTAGGCATAGATAGGAGAAAGAGGGATTTATTAAGAGGGTTAGAACTGAGACTGATCCAAGAAGGAATATCCTCTTCAGTAGAGTGAGACTGTACCATAAGGAAAATGGTTGTCACGTCattttaattccagaacattATTCCTATGtgaccaaagaataaaataaagtttttacatcaatatataaaatagacaaaatatttactctttcaaAAGGTTTGGATTTCAAGAACcattatttagaaaaatctacaaagagtagtgtataatgttattttaaaattctaaggaGTTCTCAAAGTGAGCCATACATAGGACCGACCATGCAAAAATATTTCGAAAGTAATATTAAAAcacttttgcctttttcattgTGTTGACATTTGCATTTTGCAAATCACATTGCAAAAGCAATGGTGTGTAAAACTGTCAATGCCTTAGCACAAACCAAAGCAGCAGTCCCAAACTGTGCCAGTAGTGACTGTATTTTTTGCCTCCACTCAatcaaagaatataagaaaaataactctAGAATGTCCTTGATGGAGcagtaaaaaattttattttattaaatctcaaccCTTCAGTATGTTTTTTTAGTATCATGTGTGATGGTGTGATGTAATGGGAAGTACACATAAAGCACTTCTGCTGCTTACCAACGTATAATAGCtgtctctaggggtgcctgggtagggCAGGTGGTGAAGTATCTGACTCATGATCTTTGCTTAGATCAtactctcacagttcgtgagttcaagacccacatcaggctcttcgctgatggtgtggtgcctgctttggattctgtttctccttttctctttctctcccccacttgtgctctctctctctctctctctctctctctcaaaatcaaaaataaacttaaaaaaatagttgtctCCAAGAAAAGTACTGATTTGAGTTACAAACTGAActagctgtttttgtttttttcatggaacaccatttttacttgaaagaaaaccTGACAGCAAACTATGGTATTCATATTTGGTTATTTGGCAAGcacttttgcaaaaaaaaaaaaaaaaaaaaaaaaaggcaggggaagaTGTAGGGAGCCTGTGACTTCAGGAAAAACAATCAATAAGTTTAATAAATTTCAAGCTTTTCAAGCTAGTATTAGAATTTTGGAAAGTCTTAACTGCCACTATGAGCTTGGCCCCTTCCCAATACTTAAAGACGTTGCTGGCAATATTGGTGATAATATTAATGAATATGATGTTTTGATATTATATAACAAAATTAGTTACcatttggaagatctgcataaTTCAGTAAgtcattattttccaaataacaaTGCATGGTGTTACACATACATTCACAATGGAAGACAGGCCAatgaattttaatgtaacagtATTGCCATACACATGGCAACTAACTTCTAAACAACTATCATTTATCAAATTTTGGCAGAGTAGCAACGAATAAAATCTTCAATTatttgaaaaggctattaaaatactttctctttggggcacctgggtggcttagtcggttaagcctccgacttcagctcaggtcatgatctcatggccacTGAGTTctaaccccacatcgggctctgtgctgacagctaggagcatggagcctgcctcggattctgtgtctccctctctctctgctccttccccgctcgctctcggtctctcaaaaatgaataaatgttaaaaaaaaatactttctcttttccacttACATATCTCTGTGAGGacatattttcttcatatccttcaaccaaaacaacatatcaCAGCAGAAATAttgcagaagcagatatgagaatctaGGTGTCTTCCATTAACccaggaatttaaaacatttgcaaatatgtaaaCAATGACatccacttcttttcttttggaaaatataattatttttcattaaaatgtgtcatttgttttaagatttaaTGAGTTtaactgcttttttattttaataagttgaCATCTTAAGTCTtccttagttttaatttctaagatgGAATATCATTTGACATAAGCTACATAAAAAAAGGCATTCCTCAATTCTTGCAAGTGAAAAGTGTCCTGTGACCAAAActtttgagaatcactgccctATGGTTAAATGTATTCTAAGCCAGTAACCATTGTGACATCAGCACCAGGTCAATGATTACCAAATGAAAGATTCCATGCAGTTGACCATTACTTCACAGAGCTCTCCAGTTGGATATCCCCATAAGAAGCTAACAACCTAAGAGTGCCTACTGTTGCCCCTGATGTTCTCCATAGGGCTTTCTATGATGTTACGAGGAAACAAATAGTACAACAAATAGTTGGACATCCAACAAACAGTAAGAAAAAGGCCATTTCATTCTGATACTGCTTCTTTTGACTGTGGTCAGGTTTCCTACTCtggttttattattaaagatGTACAAACTTTAAACCAAAAGGGTAAAAGCTGCTGCTGGGCAGATGTGGACTTCAAATCTCTCCAAGATCCGACAagctcttaaaaatgtttaccatAAATGTAAGAACCACCCAGATTCAATTAGACATCCAACCATGACTTCCTATGATTGTGATCAAGATGACATGAGTACTGATGAAGAAATGAATCTTACAGTAATGCTCCAAGATATTAAAACTGCCCAAATTGAACTCCTCAGCCAAATGACTGACATTCTCAGTGTGGTATCCAAAATGCAGGAAAATACTGACTTTTATCAGAAGCAGATGGAGATACTGGAAACCAGAATGAATATTAATGAAGACAAACAATGTACAGTAACTAAAGATATCTTCTCTACGAAGAAACACATTGATGCTTTAAAGAAGAAGGTAACAGAACTGGAAAGCCAGAATTGTTGCTCCAGCATACATTGTTTAGAAGTTCTGGAAGGAGAACTTCTGGGTAAAGAGATCATAGAACAGCTTCACAAACTCATACAACCAGAAACTTTGAAGAACACATTGGCTTCTACACACGACAGAATCTCTTCAGCAGAACCAGAAAAAGTGCCCAGTTGTCCTGAGCCCACTGATCATCTTGAGAAGAAAACAATTTCCTCCAAAactaaaactctgaaaaaaagtAATGACCAAAATGCATTAAGAAGCCTTAGAAAAGCAaagtcaaatatttatatttatccagACTTTAGTACATGGATCAAGCTAACTTTTGTCCATGAAGGAAAGTGGAGATTTTTCCTCAAAGCTACCAAGTTACAGGAATTCATCCAGGGGCTTCTTTCTAGGCCAACCATCCCTCCTGAGGAACCACAACTCATAACCCAGAGATATTGTCCCTTCACTGGGCCTATTGCGAGTTTGacggcattctgtctctctgttttcaACTATGTTTATTGTCTTTTTGGTTTCTCAAAAGAGGAAGTAACTCGACTATAGAgtcattttctgctttgtttggcacaaaataaatgtaacttGGTTGTTCCAAGCATTGACACATCTTTGCAGTGGTTGTGAACTCCTTGGCAGTTTGTTCACTGTAGGCTTACGGCCTATGAAGTTTTTATGTGTCTCAGGCAAGATATATCATCCCATTGGACAATTGTGATGTATTTTCTGTCAGTGTACTTGTTTTCTCACAGGCAAGTCATGAGGACTCACCCAGTGCCTGTGTTATAGATCattggaaggaaagaataaagaagtcAAGGGAATAAAGAGCACATTTGGTAGTCCCCACATCAGTTTTCTATGTCCTCTTGTCTTAGTGGCCTTTGTAGATAAGATCTATAATACCAGAGACAGACTCCactaacaaaattttaaacagcaTGCAATGGAAAAGATAGCCACTATCAAAGCTACTAAAgttagaattataaaaataaagggcaCTGAAAGAACAAGTTACTGCCAGGAAAATATTCATtgcaaaaatggtatttttttttctttcaacttcagCTTTATCTCCATCAAACAAAGAGGGATGCTACTGggtattttttacattttcatgaagTGAGACAAATACCATGTCTTGCAGGTTTGATACAGAGGAAAAGGGAACCACTAAAGAGGCATGTGTGAACCAAGTAAAATCTCAACACTATGCTACACAAATTCTTATAtgacaatgtcttttttttttatgagtcatATACTACATATCCAGGGTGGGCTTCATTTTTAGATATAATAGGTTATTGCGATCCTGatgtaatttttctaaatatcatGCAGAATAGCTGCAAAAAAGTGTTTCCCTCACCACTTAACTCAGTAAATGAAATCTGATGTCAATAGAAAGTCCTGTGCTGTTACACTACAAATATTCTTGGTAAGTGTGCTACTTTAAATTATTCTCAGCTAAGAACTTGAAAGGAGGGTTCTGGCAGTTAGTTAAGAACAACCCAGtttca
The Panthera tigris isolate Pti1 chromosome C2, P.tigris_Pti1_mat1.1, whole genome shotgun sequence genome window above contains:
- the CCDC54 gene encoding LOW QUALITY PROTEIN: coiled-coil domain-containing protein 54 (The sequence of the model RefSeq protein was modified relative to this genomic sequence to represent the inferred CDS: substituted 1 base at 1 genomic stop codon), which translates into the protein MYKLXTKRVKAAAGQMWTSNLSKIRQALKNVYHKCKNHPDSIRHPTMTSYDCDQDDMSTDEEMNLTVMLQDIKTAQIELLSQMTDILSVVSKMQENTDFYQKQMEILETRMNINEDKQCTVTKDIFSTKKHIDALKKKVTELESQNCCSSIHCLEVLEGELLGKEIIEQLHKLIQPETLKNTLASTHDRISSAEPEKVPSCPEPTDHLEKKTISSKTKTLKKSNDQNALRSLRKAKSNIYIYPDFSTWIKLTFVHEGKWRFFLKATKLQEFIQGLLSRPTIPPEEPQLITQRYCPFTGPIASLTAFCLSVFNYVYCLFGFSKEEVTRL